The genomic window ATTGCTGGGCATGACGAGGGCGATGACGGCCGTGGCCCCGGCCAGGGCGGCGGTCCAGGGCCGCGAGGGGCCGCGCGCCTGCCACAGCCAGGCGCCCAGCAGGCCGAGCGAGACGATGGCCAGCAGCAGCATCGTCCCCATCGTGCCGAAGAAATGGAAGGTGATGAGGCCCGTGCCGATGGACCCCGCCGCATTGCCCAGGATGTTGGCCAGCTGCACCCAGCCCACCCGCGCCCCCACGCTCGCCAGGTCCTGCTGCACGGCGCGCTGCACGAAGGGGAAGGTCATGCCGATGATGAAGGAGGGCGGGGCCACCACCGCGACGATGATGGCCGTGGAGATGGCGAGATGCGTAGGCCCGAAGCGGTCGAAGTCGGGCGCCATGAAATCGGCCAGCGGCGAGTGGCCCATGGCCCACCACAGCGCGCCCAGCAGCAGCGCGCCCAGCGCGAAGCCGGCACCCTGGGTCAGGAAGAAGGCGGGCCTTGGGTCGCGCATGTTCCGCACCATGCGCGCGGCCAGCGCCATGCCGAGGCCATCGGCCAGAAGAAAGACGCCCAGGATGGTGGGAAACAGGTAGGCGTGGAACTGCCCCACCTGGCCCAGCATCCGCACCCAGACGATCTCGAGCGCCACGATGACGTAGCCCGAGAGGAAGACCAGCAGGCACCACAGCGGCAACCCGCCGAAGGGCGCGGGGCCGGTGGTGATGGATCGCGTCGTCACCGCCCGCGCCGGCACCTCGCGCGAGAGGGAGGCGAGCAGCGTCAGCGCCAGGATGGCGGCGATCACGTCCAGGGCCGCGGCCAGCCCCAGCGCGCCCACGAAGCCCAGATGGCCCACGATGAACCAGCCGCCCACCAGCGCGCCCATGCCCGCGCCCAGGGTGTTGAGGCCATAGAGCGTGCCCAGGCGTTCGGCGATGGAGCCGAGGTCCGTCGCCACGGCGCGGGCCAGCAGCGGCAGCGAGGCGCCCATCAGCGTGGTGGGAATGACGAGGCCCGCGAAGCAGAGCGCGAAGATGGCGGCGGGGCTCTCCACCTGGTCCACCATGCCGATGGCCAGGAAGTCGTAGAGGAAGGGCTTGGAGGCCAGCGCGCAGGCGGCCACCGCCAGTTCCGCCATCGCGAAGGCCAGCATCGCACCCCGTGGCGAGAGCCGGTCCGCGACCTTGGCGCCGATGATGGAGCCGAGCCCGAGGCCCGAGAGGAAGGCGCTGACCACCAGCGCGGCCGAGACGGTGTCGGAGCCCGCGAAGACCCCCAGCATGCGTTGCCAGATGATCTGACACAGCAGCGCGCCGAACCCCGAGAGGAAGAAGGCCACCATCAGCCGTGTCATGCGCCTGCCCCGGAAAAATTATAATTCTGGGTTGATCGGATGCGCAGCGCTCATGGCGAATTTGTGGCGAGACCGGTGATTTCGTAAGGCGCGCGCAAGGTTCTGTTGACGAAGCGACCGGAGCGGTTTCCCCTTCATCCAAACCACATCACAGGGAGGTTCCCATGCGCGCCTGGGCCGTCGTCGAGAACGGAAAGCCACTCCAGGAAATCGAGCTGCCCACCCCCGAGCCGCAGGGCGACGAGGTGCTGCTGGAGGTGACCCATGCCGGCGTCTGCCACAGCGACCTGCACATCTGGGAGGGCGAGTATGACATGGGCGCCCGCGGCAAGCTGCGCATGACCGATCGGGGCCTGAAGCTGCCGCTCGCCATGGGCCATGAGATCGTGGGCAAGGTGCTGAAATGGGGCCCGGGCGCCAAGGGGCAGGGGCTGAAGAAGGGGCAGGTGCGCCTGGTCTTCCCCTGGGTGGGCTGCGGCAATTGCGCCCGCTGCAAGCGCGGCGAGGAGAACATGTGCGCGGTGCAGTCGCGCTCGCTGGGCGTCTATCAGAATGGCGGCTACGCGACCCATGTGCTGGCGACGCATTGGCGCCACCTGATCCCGATTGACGGGCTCGACCCCGCGCTGGCCGCAACCTATGCGTGTTCCGGTGTGACGGTCTATTCGGCCATCC from Roseococcus microcysteis includes these protein-coding regions:
- a CDS encoding fused MFS/spermidine synthase, translating into MTRLMVAFFLSGFGALLCQIIWQRMLGVFAGSDTVSAALVVSAFLSGLGLGSIIGAKVADRLSPRGAMLAFAMAELAVAACALASKPFLYDFLAIGMVDQVESPAAIFALCFAGLVIPTTLMGASLPLLARAVATDLGSIAERLGTLYGLNTLGAGMGALVGGWFIVGHLGFVGALGLAAALDVIAAILALTLLASLSREVPARAVTTRSITTGPAPFGGLPLWCLLVFLSGYVIVALEIVWVRMLGQVGQFHAYLFPTILGVFLLADGLGMALAARMVRNMRDPRPAFFLTQGAGFALGALLLGALWWAMGHSPLADFMAPDFDRFGPTHLAISTAIIVAVVAPPSFIIGMTFPFVQRAVQQDLASVGARVGWVQLANILGNAAGSIGTGLITFHFFGTMGTMLLLAIVSLGLLGAWLWQARGPSRPWTAALAGATAVIALVMPSNERFWARLHGLPEQARFAWGEDRSGIAFWREHGEGQGRQPGRFFIMGFGQGFVPFLDAHILLGMLGPLIHPDPQRVLAIGVGSGGTPYGATVNPATREIRGVELIAPVLDALGHIARARPESGVAALLNDPRVRLEAGDGRRALTQGDTLYDVIEADAIRPQTSHSGLLYSAEFLQQVRERLAPGGIYVQWAPTWRVVDTFAAVFPHVVLLRPINALIGSDQPIDLDQAALIERLRAPETLAFIQRGNPAITDLGHLVAGEVQVWTPQMARVEPPLTDMFPRDEFFMNHAYLDAYRPRPAWTTTSAVSRPATRP